One window from the genome of Anopheles coluzzii chromosome X, AcolN3, whole genome shotgun sequence encodes:
- the LOC120957373 gene encoding uncharacterized protein LOC120957373, with product MALLHKKASEIPKDAVRLSEEEAVQYFLKLVQNWENRSEVWPIIYTPGVLGAGTVFTGFYINNYYRRVLKLGSYGRLSSYLPAVALPAIMATFFHTTFVLPDIVLNKEPCPVCLQTRAALLQTGFGVAYPMLLVPLSSFMFATRHFTYRLPSIVEKPKEVLKLYRKLSGPIMLPITLMLAFSTALAIFLTGKEYETVYKVNIRLLQLERQLEDDGVVPIQS from the exons ATGGCCCTTCTGCACAAAAAAGCGTCCGAAATCCCGAAGGATGCCGTGCGTTTGAGCGAGGAGGAGGCAGTACAGTACTTCCTGAAGCTGGTGCAGAACTGGGAAAACCGGTCAGAAGTGTGGCCCATCATCTACACGCCCGGTGTGCTGGGCGCCGGTACGGTGTTTACCGGATTCTACATCAACAACTACTACCGGCGAGTGCTCAAGCTTGGCAGCTATGGGCGGCTTTCAAGCTACCTGCCAGCGGTTGCGCTTCCTGCGATTATGGCCACCTTCTTCCACACAACGTTCGTGCTGCCGGATATAGTGCTCAACAAGGAGCCGTGCCCCGTTTGCCTGCAGACTCGAGCGGCCCTGCTGCAAACTGGCTTTGGGGTAGCATACCCCATGCTGCTGGTTCCGCTGTCGTCTTTCATG TTTGCAACGCGGCATTTTACCTACCGGCTACCATCAATCGTCGAGAAGCCGAAGGAGGTGCTGAAGCTGTACAGGAAACTGTCCGGACCGATCATGCTTCCCATCACGCTGATGCTCGCCTTCAGCACTGCACTGGCCATCTTTCTTACCGGTAAAGAGTATGAAACGGTGTACAAAGTAAACATTCGCCTACTGCAGCTGGAACGGCAGCTGGAAGACGACGGTGTGGTTCCTATTCAgtcgtaa
- the LOC120954819 gene encoding coiled-coil-helix-coiled-coil-helix domain-containing protein 10, mitochondrial, with translation MPRRGRTASPPPAARRAPMAAAPPAPAPKQPVVQQAAPAAVAAPMAAPSQGPGLMAQMAATAGGVAIGSAVGHTVGHALTGMFSGSDSKEAAPVAAAPQQYAPAPAYPQQQQQAGETGPCSWEMKQFLSCAQNQSDLTLCEGFNEALRQCKVQHHM, from the exons ATGCCACGACGAGGACGTACTGCATCGCCCCCACCAGCCGCCCGCAG GGCACCAATGGCGGCTGCACCACCGGCTCCGGCCCCGAAGCAGCCCGTCGTGCAGCAGGCTGCACcggccgccgtcgccgccCCGATGGCCGCCCCGTCCCAGGGTCCCGGCCTGATGGCACAGATGGCCGCCACCGCCGGCGGTGTTGCCATCGGATCAGCTGTT GGACACACGGTTGGTCACGCGCTCACGGGAATGTTCAGCGGATCCGACTCGAAGGAGGCGGCACCGGTTGCGGCCGCTCCGCAGCAGTACGCACCAGCCCCCGCCtacccgcagcagcagcagcaggccggCGAAACCGGTCCGTGCTCCTGGGAGATGAAACAGTTCCTGTCCTGCGCCCAGAACCAGTCCGACCTGACGCTCTGCGAGGGATTCAACGAGGCGTTGCGTCAGTGCAAGGTGCAACATCATATGTAA